Proteins found in one Fulvitalea axinellae genomic segment:
- a CDS encoding DUF3858 domain-containing protein, producing MNKPCFYHTGRQEIELIYTIHQRIKILDTEALDLGDFSISQYKANNDYVKVRNLKAITYNLEDGAEAKYKLDKKEIHKEKVNDYYTNLKFSMPKVKKGSVIEISYEIVTNRFYDIPTTYFQGEYPRKYTELFTIIPDVLKYMVISQGFHHIKQEKTYGNMPIFGENSQTVNTRWYAHHVPGLKAESFITTMKDYYAQVKFQLGSIVAQGVTRNILGTWEKIAEDFQQSESFGSRMRKKGFYKDQLEAIKAKHSDPVALTQGIYSFVRNHMEWDGKNRMQAHDSPREKFKIRKGNSADINLMLISILRAAGIKANPVILSTRGNGKAHPHYPILDNYNYVIAKVYLGNGFALLDATSRIVPFGVLPQRCLNYFGREILPKTAPSISISSPAKYDNKITAQVNIAKDGSLEGAIRISEKGYDAVQSRIKIFKDGEEKYFTNFEEKMVDYEVSDQSIRNKEDLSKSLIHSMKITKEGESEETIYITPKLFSSFSENPFKQEKRTYPVDLAAAVSEKMTYIFTIPEGYKVTETPQAIKLLLPENGGSYFFKAAITGNRIQVLSTLKLNKTMYTPKEYDFLKTLFEGMLNKLEEPIIIKKASI from the coding sequence ATGAACAAGCCCTGTTTCTACCATACAGGGCGCCAAGAAATTGAGTTGATTTACACCATACACCAGCGTATCAAGATCTTGGATACCGAAGCTCTGGACTTAGGCGATTTCAGCATCTCCCAATACAAAGCCAACAACGATTACGTCAAAGTGCGCAATCTAAAGGCGATTACTTACAATCTTGAAGACGGCGCCGAGGCAAAGTACAAGCTAGACAAAAAGGAAATACACAAAGAAAAGGTAAACGACTATTATACAAACCTGAAATTCTCAATGCCGAAAGTGAAAAAAGGTTCGGTTATCGAGATTTCGTATGAAATAGTCACAAACAGGTTTTATGACATCCCAACAACCTATTTTCAAGGAGAATACCCCAGAAAATACACCGAGCTATTCACAATCATTCCCGATGTGTTGAAATACATGGTTATTTCCCAAGGCTTCCACCATATAAAACAAGAAAAGACTTATGGCAACATGCCGATTTTCGGAGAGAATAGCCAAACAGTCAATACCCGATGGTACGCCCATCATGTGCCCGGGCTTAAAGCCGAGTCTTTCATCACAACAATGAAGGACTACTACGCTCAAGTAAAATTCCAATTAGGGTCCATAGTCGCTCAAGGAGTCACCAGAAACATCTTGGGTACTTGGGAGAAAATAGCCGAAGACTTTCAGCAGTCCGAAAGCTTTGGTAGTCGGATGAGAAAGAAAGGTTTTTACAAAGACCAGCTTGAGGCGATCAAAGCCAAACACTCCGACCCTGTTGCCTTAACTCAAGGAATTTACTCCTTTGTAAGAAACCATATGGAATGGGATGGAAAGAACCGTATGCAGGCGCATGATTCACCAAGGGAAAAATTCAAAATAAGAAAAGGAAACAGCGCAGACATAAATTTAATGCTGATCTCCATACTCCGAGCCGCAGGTATCAAGGCTAATCCTGTAATTCTAAGTACCAGAGGCAATGGCAAAGCTCATCCCCACTACCCGATTCTCGATAATTATAACTATGTCATCGCCAAAGTTTATCTCGGTAACGGCTTTGCGTTACTCGACGCCACTAGCCGTATTGTTCCCTTTGGCGTTTTGCCCCAACGATGCCTGAATTATTTTGGACGGGAAATTTTACCGAAAACCGCTCCGTCAATCTCCATTTCCTCTCCCGCCAAATACGACAATAAAATCACTGCGCAAGTAAACATAGCCAAAGACGGAAGCCTTGAAGGCGCAATACGCATCTCCGAAAAAGGTTACGATGCAGTCCAAAGCCGCATCAAAATCTTTAAGGACGGAGAAGAGAAATACTTCACCAATTTTGAAGAAAAAATGGTCGATTATGAAGTGTCCGACCAAAGTATCCGCAACAAAGAAGACCTTTCAAAATCGCTGATTCATTCGATGAAGATAACGAAAGAAGGCGAATCGGAAGAGACTATTTATATAACTCCGAAGCTGTTCTCGTCTTTCTCCGAAAATCCTTTCAAACAAGAAAAAAGAACTTATCCCGTAGATCTCGCCGCCGCCGTTTCCGAGAAGATGACCTACATTTTCACAATTCCGGAAGGTTATAAAGTAACTGAGACGCCCCAAGCAATCAAGCTTTTGTTACCTGAAAACGGAGGCAGTTACTTTTTCAAAGCAGCGATAACCGGCAACAGGATTCAGGTATTGTCTACCCTGAAACTAAACAAGACGATGTACACGCCAAAAGAATACGATTTCCTCAAAACCTTATTCGAAGGAATGCTGAACAAACTTGAGGAACCAATCATCATCAAGAAAGCCTCAATATGA
- a CDS encoding DUF3857 domain-containing protein, with protein MKHIKSLTLLWLMFLAGSFTLSAKDKPEYSIINIPGELLKEADAVIRQNQLSIFIQPDFRVKEISKEVITIFNAQKDDASEKVIHYDKYISIKNISCNIYDASGNFVKSVKNKDINDYSAVSGVSLYEDNRVKHLKAEYGRYPYTVEIQYERLHKGYLELPRWIVQNDTRIAVQNSSLIVENTGDQELKYITTNLKTTPKTEDISDGKRYTWKVENIPAIERLEPYYPAIEQVPGVGLQTDKFNYLGFEGSKASWPELIQWEHDLQIGRQELPENLKAKIKELTDGLSPLEKAKTVYEWMQKNTRYVSVQLGIGGFQAMLAQDVYSKGYGDCKALTNYTKALLDVVGVKSVYASVYGGDSPPIIRKGEISQRYTNHVILCIPNEKDTVWLECTSQTNPFGYLGDFTGNRTAMFCEDGKGRIVNTTSYSEKDNRRVRTTTVKLSEDGNAEIEITSKSQGILYEFPDAISRKSEDERRKILYKALEVPNPNIESYKVKIFPNRLPSSLENIKINARRVATKTGNRIFLRPNIVNRYPKITSSKHQRKYDFILRNPKQEIDSVIWTIPEGMEIETQPKDVKIDTPYGKYETAIKLEGNKLTYTRIYLRKAGKFPPEEYQKFIEFRQTMYKNDKKRVVMKKRST; from the coding sequence ATGAAGCATATAAAGAGTTTAACCCTACTTTGGCTAATGTTTCTTGCCGGTAGCTTTACGCTATCGGCCAAGGACAAACCCGAATACTCAATCATCAATATTCCCGGCGAGTTACTCAAAGAGGCGGACGCTGTCATTAGGCAAAACCAATTAAGCATCTTCATCCAGCCTGATTTTCGGGTAAAAGAAATCAGCAAGGAAGTGATTACCATTTTCAATGCTCAAAAAGACGACGCTTCCGAAAAGGTGATCCATTACGATAAGTATATCAGCATCAAAAACATAAGCTGTAACATTTACGACGCTTCGGGGAACTTTGTGAAATCGGTCAAAAACAAAGACATCAACGACTATAGTGCGGTGAGTGGCGTGAGTCTTTATGAAGACAACCGCGTTAAACACCTCAAAGCGGAGTATGGGAGATACCCTTACACGGTAGAAATCCAGTATGAAAGGCTCCATAAAGGCTATCTGGAACTCCCCAGATGGATTGTACAGAACGATACTCGAATCGCCGTTCAAAACTCATCATTAATAGTGGAAAACACAGGTGATCAGGAATTAAAATATATCACGACCAACCTGAAAACAACACCAAAAACCGAAGATATCTCAGATGGGAAAAGATACACTTGGAAAGTGGAAAATATCCCGGCTATAGAAAGGCTCGAACCCTACTACCCCGCAATCGAACAAGTACCGGGCGTTGGGCTTCAGACTGACAAATTCAATTACCTGGGTTTTGAAGGAAGCAAAGCCTCTTGGCCCGAACTTATCCAATGGGAACATGATTTGCAGATTGGGCGACAAGAATTACCCGAAAATCTAAAAGCAAAAATAAAGGAATTGACCGACGGGTTGAGCCCGCTTGAAAAAGCGAAAACAGTCTACGAATGGATGCAGAAAAACACCCGATACGTTAGTGTGCAATTAGGTATCGGCGGCTTTCAGGCAATGCTTGCCCAAGACGTTTACAGCAAAGGATACGGCGACTGTAAAGCCCTTACTAACTATACAAAGGCTCTACTTGATGTTGTAGGCGTAAAGTCCGTTTACGCCAGCGTATACGGCGGAGATTCGCCACCAATTATTCGTAAAGGGGAAATAAGCCAACGATATACCAACCACGTAATCCTGTGTATCCCAAACGAAAAAGACACTGTCTGGCTTGAATGCACCAGCCAGACCAATCCGTTCGGCTACCTTGGCGATTTCACGGGAAACCGTACGGCAATGTTCTGCGAAGACGGAAAAGGCCGGATAGTGAATACCACTTCTTACTCCGAAAAAGACAACCGAAGGGTTAGAACGACAACAGTCAAACTGAGTGAAGACGGCAACGCCGAAATTGAAATCACTTCAAAGTCCCAAGGAATCCTTTATGAATTTCCAGACGCTATCTCACGAAAAAGCGAAGACGAACGTAGAAAAATTCTTTACAAGGCATTGGAGGTCCCTAATCCAAACATCGAATCTTATAAAGTAAAAATCTTCCCAAACAGGCTCCCTTCCTCACTTGAAAATATTAAGATAAACGCACGGAGAGTAGCCACTAAAACCGGAAACAGAATATTCTTAAGGCCGAACATCGTAAACCGGTACCCTAAAATCACTTCAAGTAAACATCAGCGGAAATACGATTTTATCTTGCGCAACCCAAAGCAGGAAATCGACTCCGTAATTTGGACAATACCTGAAGGGATGGAAATAGAAACGCAACCTAAAGACGTAAAAATCGACACTCCATACGGTAAATACGAGACCGCCATTAAGCTGGAAGGCAATAAATTAACCTATACAAGAATTTACCTTAGGAAAGCCGGGAAGTTTCCTCCTGAAGAATACCAAAAGTTTATAGAGTTCCGACAAACAATGTATAAGAACGATAAGAAACGGGTAGTAATGAAAAAACGAAGTACGTAA
- the ftsZ gene encoding cell division protein FtsZ, with product MTDNSYQFDIPAHQKSIIKVVGIGGGGSNAVNHMFSKGIKDVDFIVVNTDLQALKNSPVPNTLQIGVNLTQGLGAGANPEKGREAALENKEEIRELLGDGTKMVFITAGMGGGTGTGAAPVFAEVARDMDVLTVGIVTAPFRFEGRKKMKQALAGIEELEKYCDTVIVILNDKLKELSGSLPIRQAFAKADEVLSTAAKSIAEIISVHAEINVDFEDVKTVMKDSGGSVMGSAVTQGDARATRAAEEAIASPLLNNNDIHGAQKILLSIMSGSDAELEMDELDDITEYIQARAGEEADIIWGHGIDDSLSDSIRVTVIATGFALELEGAESRRAKDVVASSYAESAAKKKIPELEINPTVSEDEHKIEPVETEDTVEATEPVQPVQSEVETPVIPVNSTPIPPPPPTPIPGPQPPVNDEPVFEFQVTGGDQPAEPENSVLDFGSLDPMENEAEVKPEDITSNISDTGDSSFVGIEDDFVIVDKDTQSEMERRDLMVEQKREELNKRRQERVARLRGLQSSPQEESDSEFKEKMNVPAYIRKEKKLQDLPRSAESQVSRYQLNDDNQILGDNKFLHDNVD from the coding sequence ATGACGGATAACTCTTATCAATTCGATATTCCTGCGCATCAGAAGTCCATTATTAAGGTTGTGGGGATTGGCGGTGGTGGCAGTAATGCTGTAAACCACATGTTTAGCAAGGGTATAAAGGATGTGGATTTCATTGTGGTGAACACGGACCTTCAGGCGTTGAAAAACAGCCCTGTACCAAATACCTTGCAGATTGGCGTAAACCTTACGCAGGGATTGGGCGCTGGCGCAAACCCTGAAAAAGGGCGTGAGGCGGCGCTTGAGAACAAGGAAGAGATCCGCGAACTGTTGGGCGACGGAACCAAGATGGTGTTCATTACGGCGGGAATGGGCGGTGGTACCGGAACGGGTGCTGCTCCTGTATTTGCCGAAGTGGCCCGGGACATGGACGTTTTGACCGTCGGGATCGTGACAGCGCCTTTCCGCTTCGAAGGACGTAAAAAAATGAAGCAGGCGTTGGCTGGCATCGAGGAACTCGAGAAGTATTGCGATACGGTAATCGTTATCCTCAACGACAAGCTGAAGGAGCTTAGCGGAAGTTTGCCGATTAGGCAAGCGTTTGCCAAGGCCGACGAGGTGTTGTCTACGGCGGCGAAAAGTATTGCCGAAATCATCTCGGTACATGCCGAAATCAACGTTGACTTCGAGGACGTTAAGACCGTAATGAAGGACTCTGGTGGTTCTGTTATGGGGTCTGCGGTTACCCAAGGCGACGCTAGGGCTACTAGAGCGGCCGAGGAGGCTATCGCTTCTCCATTGTTGAACAACAATGACATTCACGGAGCTCAAAAGATTCTCTTGTCGATTATGTCTGGCTCGGATGCTGAGCTTGAGATGGACGAACTCGATGATATCACCGAATACATCCAGGCTAGAGCTGGAGAAGAGGCGGATATTATTTGGGGTCACGGTATTGACGATTCTTTGAGCGATAGCATTCGGGTTACGGTAATCGCTACTGGTTTTGCCCTTGAACTTGAAGGTGCCGAATCACGTCGTGCGAAAGATGTTGTAGCGTCAAGCTACGCCGAGTCAGCAGCTAAAAAAAAAATACCTGAGTTAGAAATTAATCCAACTGTTTCTGAGGATGAGCATAAAATCGAACCTGTAGAAACAGAGGATACAGTTGAGGCGACTGAGCCAGTACAGCCTGTGCAGAGTGAAGTGGAGACTCCGGTTATTCCTGTGAATTCAACACCAATTCCTCCTCCTCCGCCAACGCCAATACCGGGACCGCAGCCACCTGTAAATGATGAGCCGGTGTTTGAGTTTCAGGTAACTGGTGGTGATCAGCCCGCTGAACCAGAAAATTCGGTTTTGGACTTCGGATCGCTTGACCCAATGGAGAATGAGGCTGAAGTCAAACCTGAAGACATCACTTCGAATATCTCCGATACTGGGGATTCAAGTTTTGTAGGTATTGAAGACGATTTCGTTATCGTTGATAAGGATACCCAAAGCGAGATGGAGAGAAGGGATTTGATGGTGGAGCAGAAGCGTGAAGAGCTTAATAAAAGAAGGCAGGAGCGCGTGGCTCGCCTTCGTGGACTGCAAAGCTCTCCGCAGGAAGAATCTGACTCAGAGTTTAAAGAGAAAATGAACGTTCCGGCTTATATCCGAAAGGAGAAAAAGCTTCAGGATCTGCCTCGTTCGGCCGAATCGCAAGTTTCAAGATATCAGCTGAATGACGACAATCAGATATTGGGAGACAATAAATTTCTGCATGACAATGTAGATTGA
- the ftsA gene encoding cell division protein FtsA: protein MDNERIVVGLDIGTTKICAVVGRKNEYGKLEVLGMGKADSDGVVRGVVSNIDRTVMAIEKAIDEAEKQSGINIQVVNVGIAGQHIKSAVHHGSITRDSMYDEISIEDVKRLRHDMYKIVIPPGNEIIHIMPQDYTVDYEGSIKDPVGMRGLRLEADFHVITAQANAIYNVNKCVRRVGLEVENLILEPLASSLAVLSSEEKEAGVCIVDIGGGTTDVAVFHDNIIRHTAVIPFGGNVITEDIMHGCGVMEKQAELLKVKFGKAIAEEANSNEVVSIPGLRNRPPKEISVINLAHIIEARMEEIIEMVHSEIINSGYENKLAAGIVITGGGSLLAHSRQLFEYMTGLDCRIGHPNEHLGKSKIEAIKSPMYATSVGLVLSGFRGLDDRDDRYQEVERKSPRSARVPEDQTMGGRRPDTGIDPKDNINGGWWKNFLNKTKEFIIDDVDDNRY, encoded by the coding sequence ATGGATAACGAAAGAATTGTTGTTGGCCTTGATATTGGCACTACCAAAATCTGCGCTGTGGTCGGTCGTAAGAACGAGTACGGAAAGCTGGAGGTACTTGGTATGGGCAAGGCTGACTCTGATGGGGTAGTGAGAGGTGTTGTTAGTAACATCGATAGGACTGTGATGGCGATCGAGAAAGCGATCGACGAAGCGGAGAAACAATCAGGCATCAATATCCAGGTCGTTAATGTTGGTATAGCTGGACAACACATAAAGAGTGCGGTCCACCATGGTAGCATTACTCGCGACTCAATGTATGACGAGATTTCAATAGAAGACGTTAAGCGTCTGAGACATGATATGTACAAGATCGTGATCCCTCCGGGAAATGAGATTATTCATATCATGCCACAAGACTATACTGTCGATTACGAAGGTTCGATCAAGGATCCTGTAGGAATGAGAGGCCTGAGGCTTGAAGCGGATTTTCATGTGATTACCGCTCAGGCCAATGCTATTTATAACGTGAACAAATGCGTTAGGAGAGTAGGTCTGGAGGTTGAAAATCTGATTTTGGAACCATTGGCATCCAGCTTGGCTGTTTTGAGCAGCGAAGAAAAAGAGGCTGGAGTTTGTATTGTCGATATCGGAGGAGGCACTACTGATGTAGCTGTTTTCCATGACAATATTATTAGACATACGGCTGTGATTCCTTTCGGAGGCAATGTGATTACTGAAGACATTATGCACGGTTGTGGCGTGATGGAAAAGCAGGCCGAACTTCTTAAAGTGAAATTCGGAAAAGCCATCGCCGAAGAAGCGAATTCTAATGAAGTGGTGTCAATCCCTGGTTTGAGAAACCGTCCGCCGAAGGAGATTTCTGTCATCAATTTGGCCCATATAATCGAGGCCAGAATGGAAGAGATCATCGAGATGGTGCATTCTGAAATCATTAATTCCGGTTATGAGAATAAACTTGCGGCCGGTATTGTGATTACGGGAGGTGGCTCTTTGTTGGCTCACTCAAGGCAACTTTTCGAATACATGACTGGCTTGGATTGCAGAATCGGCCATCCGAACGAGCACTTGGGCAAAAGTAAAATTGAGGCGATCAAAAGCCCGATGTACGCTACGTCTGTTGGTTTGGTGCTTTCGGGTTTCCGTGGTTTGGATGACCGAGATGACCGCTACCAAGAGGTTGAACGAAAAAGTCCAAGGAGTGCAAGGGTTCCGGAGGATCAGACTATGGGAGGAAGACGCCCTGACACTGGAATTGATCCTAAGGATAATATAAACGGGGGGTGGTGGAAAAACTTCCTGAATAAGACTAAAGAATTTATTATTGACGATGTTGACGACAACCGCTACTAA
- a CDS encoding cell division protein FtsQ → MLKVFSNIKLKIGPKIIGGIVILAGLGWFVAKKQWARRCVRIEVTVDDSHQQFFVSEQSVKRMMTKSGSRKLVGEPLSYINLKEIEKDIEKHKFVQNAEVYAGVSGVLFANVTQNRPIARIVRPRAKDAYINFDGAILPTSSRFTARVPLVSGAYANKFVNGKQDEIFEGVMTVLRKLEEDEFLKAQIAQVDVDKEGRLKIFPQVGKQIFELGLPQDIDRKLQKLTWFYEHIYPFKGPNAYKRVSLEFERQIVCE, encoded by the coding sequence ATGCTCAAGGTTTTCTCGAACATAAAGTTGAAAATAGGGCCGAAGATCATCGGGGGAATCGTGATTCTTGCCGGGCTTGGCTGGTTTGTGGCTAAAAAGCAATGGGCTAGGCGTTGTGTCCGAATCGAAGTGACGGTTGACGATTCCCATCAGCAGTTTTTTGTCAGCGAACAGTCTGTAAAACGGATGATGACAAAAAGCGGAAGTCGCAAGTTGGTTGGGGAGCCTTTGTCCTATATCAACCTGAAGGAAATCGAGAAAGATATAGAGAAGCATAAATTCGTTCAGAATGCGGAAGTGTACGCCGGTGTGTCGGGAGTGCTGTTTGCGAATGTTACTCAAAACAGACCGATAGCCCGGATTGTCCGCCCACGAGCCAAAGACGCTTACATAAATTTTGACGGAGCGATTTTGCCGACTTCTTCACGCTTTACCGCCCGAGTCCCGTTAGTGAGCGGAGCCTACGCGAATAAGTTTGTTAACGGAAAACAGGACGAAATTTTCGAAGGAGTAATGACTGTTTTGCGCAAGCTTGAGGAGGATGAGTTCTTGAAAGCGCAGATCGCCCAAGTAGATGTTGACAAGGAGGGAAGGTTGAAGATTTTTCCGCAAGTCGGAAAGCAAATTTTCGAACTTGGTCTCCCGCAAGATATCGATCGGAAATTGCAAAAGTTGACTTGGTTTTACGAGCATATTTACCCTTTCAAGGGCCCTAACGCATATAAGCGGGTAAGTTTGGAGTTTGAAAGGCAAATTGTATGCGAATGA
- the murC gene encoding UDP-N-acetylmuramate--L-alanine ligase yields the protein MRLEEIRNVYFLGIGGIGMSALARWFVKGGVRVSGYDLTKTPLTDALEEEGMRVSFEDNPDSLPEEFRAFREDSLVVYTPAIPAGHKEFGYLKSVGYEPKKRSEVLGIITSGTFTVGVSGTHGKTTTSSMLAHLLDVGQKDCSAFLGGIATNFNSNLLLRGNVTDGLAVVEADEFDRSFLRLSPDQAVVTSVEPDHLDIYGEADSVFESFAEFIAKVPENGIVWASEKVPEFVLPENKNIEILRYGFGERADIRAENLRSTPDGYQVYDFVSPEARIENLKQLVPGRHNVENMLAAIHVALANGVDVGKIKEGVESFLGVKRRFEYVLKTENVTVIDDYAHHPTEVRAFLESVKEIYPGKELTVVFQPHLYTRTRDFFAGFAESLSLSDNLLLLDIYPARELPIEGVDSKLILDKVTCENKRLISKENALEFIRENKPGLLVTVGAGDVYQLLDPIKEIYR from the coding sequence GTGAGACTGGAAGAAATTCGAAATGTGTATTTCCTCGGAATAGGGGGGATTGGAATGAGTGCCTTGGCGAGGTGGTTTGTGAAAGGCGGCGTGCGAGTTTCCGGCTACGACCTTACCAAAACCCCGCTTACCGACGCGTTGGAAGAGGAAGGTATGCGGGTGAGCTTCGAAGACAATCCTGACAGTTTGCCCGAGGAATTTCGCGCTTTCAGAGAAGATTCGTTGGTGGTTTACACTCCGGCGATTCCCGCTGGACACAAAGAATTCGGCTACTTGAAATCCGTCGGTTATGAGCCGAAAAAGCGTTCGGAAGTATTGGGGATTATCACTTCCGGCACATTCACGGTAGGCGTTTCAGGAACACACGGGAAAACGACAACTTCATCGATGTTGGCGCATTTGCTAGATGTCGGTCAAAAAGATTGTAGCGCTTTTTTGGGCGGCATTGCCACAAATTTCAACTCCAACCTACTGTTGAGAGGAAATGTTACAGACGGTTTGGCGGTAGTCGAGGCCGATGAGTTTGACCGTTCATTCTTGCGGCTTTCTCCGGATCAGGCGGTAGTTACTTCCGTAGAGCCTGACCATCTCGATATTTACGGCGAAGCCGATAGCGTTTTCGAATCTTTTGCCGAGTTCATAGCCAAGGTGCCGGAGAACGGAATCGTTTGGGCTTCGGAAAAGGTGCCCGAATTCGTTTTGCCAGAGAACAAAAACATCGAGATTTTGAGATACGGGTTCGGTGAACGGGCCGATATCCGCGCTGAAAATTTGCGAAGTACACCGGACGGATATCAGGTTTATGACTTCGTGAGCCCGGAAGCCCGGATCGAAAACCTGAAACAGCTTGTTCCCGGAAGGCATAACGTGGAAAACATGTTGGCCGCCATTCATGTGGCTTTGGCCAATGGAGTGGATGTCGGGAAAATCAAGGAAGGCGTCGAAAGCTTTTTGGGCGTGAAAAGGCGCTTCGAATATGTGTTGAAAACGGAAAATGTAACCGTAATCGACGACTATGCGCATCACCCGACCGAAGTAAGGGCGTTTCTGGAATCGGTTAAGGAAATTTATCCGGGAAAAGAGCTTACGGTGGTTTTCCAACCGCACCTGTATACCCGGACACGAGACTTCTTTGCGGGATTTGCCGAAAGTCTGAGCCTTTCCGATAATTTACTTTTGTTGGATATTTATCCGGCGAGGGAACTTCCGATCGAAGGGGTTGATTCGAAGTTGATTTTGGATAAAGTGACATGTGAAAACAAGCGTTTGATATCTAAGGAAAACGCCTTGGAATTTATTAGGGAAAACAAGCCCGGGTTGCTGGTTACGGTCGGCGCCGGAGACGTTTACCAATTGCTTGATCCGATTAAGGAAATCTATAGATAA
- the murG gene encoding undecaprenyldiphospho-muramoylpentapeptide beta-N-acetylglucosaminyltransferase: MKKIKAIISGGGTGGHIYPAIAIANKLRERVPGAEILFVGAEGKLEMQKVPEAGYKIVGLPIRGIQRKLTWSNLSFPFRLLKSLLLARKVVKDFKPDVAVGVGGYASGPLLHQASKSGVPALIQEQNAFAGLTNKLLANKVAKVCVASLGMEKFFPAERIVLTGNPVRQDILDVDGKREEARKHFGLEKDSKTLLVLGGSLGALAINNAMLKHIKALDEQGISVIWPTGKLYFERVKRTTADMGLKNTLIVEYMKEMDLAYAASDVVLSRAGALSVSELCLVAKPTIFVPSPNVAEDHQTKNALALVKEDAGLMLRDSELSEKLLETVTGLFADEAKRKELSANMKKLAKPNAADEIVDEILKLVQ, translated from the coding sequence ATGAAAAAAATTAAAGCCATAATAAGCGGTGGAGGTACCGGGGGGCATATTTACCCGGCCATCGCTATCGCGAATAAACTTCGGGAACGCGTTCCCGGTGCGGAGATTCTTTTTGTGGGAGCCGAAGGAAAGCTCGAAATGCAGAAAGTGCCCGAAGCAGGTTATAAAATTGTCGGTTTGCCGATTCGCGGAATTCAGCGAAAGCTGACTTGGAGCAACTTGTCGTTTCCATTCCGTTTGTTGAAAAGCCTTCTTTTGGCCCGAAAAGTTGTGAAGGATTTCAAACCGGACGTGGCGGTAGGAGTCGGAGGATACGCAAGCGGTCCTTTGCTTCATCAAGCCTCAAAATCCGGGGTGCCCGCTTTGATTCAGGAGCAAAACGCATTCGCCGGCCTTACCAACAAATTGTTGGCGAATAAAGTGGCGAAGGTGTGTGTGGCGTCTTTGGGAATGGAAAAGTTTTTTCCTGCCGAAAGGATTGTTTTGACCGGAAACCCGGTAAGACAAGATATTCTTGACGTAGACGGGAAACGGGAAGAAGCCAGAAAACATTTCGGCCTTGAAAAAGACAGCAAAACGCTGTTGGTTCTTGGCGGAAGCTTAGGCGCTTTGGCGATTAATAACGCCATGCTCAAGCATATTAAAGCGCTGGACGAACAAGGAATTTCGGTGATTTGGCCTACTGGTAAACTATACTTTGAGCGAGTAAAGCGAACCACGGCAGATATGGGTTTGAAAAACACCCTGATTGTCGAATATATGAAGGAAATGGACTTGGCATACGCGGCCTCGGACGTCGTGTTGTCCAGAGCCGGAGCTTTATCCGTTTCCGAACTTTGCTTGGTTGCCAAGCCTACGATTTTTGTTCCTTCGCCAAACGTAGCCGAAGATCACCAGACCAAAAACGCTTTGGCTTTGGTGAAAGAAGACGCGGGCTTGATGCTCAGGGATAGCGAACTTTCGGAGAAATTGTTGGAAACGGTAACGGGTTTGTTTGCCGACGAAGCGAAACGGAAAGAGCTTTCCGCAAATATGAAAAAATTGGCGAAGCCGAACGCCGCGGACGAAATAGTTGACGAGATTTTAAAGTTGGTGCAGTGA